The Triticum dicoccoides isolate Atlit2015 ecotype Zavitan chromosome 6A, WEW_v2.0, whole genome shotgun sequence genome has a window encoding:
- the LOC119319287 gene encoding RNA-binding protein 48-like, with protein sequence MPRDRDEPAAVRVYTVCDESKYLVVRNVPALGCGDELGSLFSAYGPLEECKPMDAEDCEEYTDVYFIKFAQVGNARFAKRKLDESVFLGNRLQVSYAPQFESLLDTKEKLEVRRNEVLRRIRSPAGSRPEGISQYSPGQGSSSGNPHHHMNSSKREYTKAMPATHIEDDRFSHVPSNKDYFPSESMNATVNLVRQKLDKIQSGGETSDAAAAASKKPRVDNRRRI encoded by the exons ATGCCGCGCGACCGCGACGAGCCGGCGGCCGTGCGCGTCTACACGGTCTGCGACGAGTCCAA GTACCTCGTCGTCCGGAACGTGCCGGCCCTCGGATGCGGCGACGAGCTCGGCTCCCTGTTCTCGGCGTACGGCCCCCTGGAAGA GTGCAAGCCCATGGACGCCGAGGACTGCGAGGAGTACACCGACGTCTACTTCATCAAGTTCGCGCAGGTCGGCAACGCGAG GTTTGCAAAGAGGAAGTTGGACGAGTCTGTATTTCTTGGCAACCGGCTGCAGGTTTCATATGCACCTCAGTTTGAAAGTCTTCTGGATACCAAGGAGAAACTAGAAGTCAGGAGAAATGAGGTCCTCAGACGAATAAGAT CACCTGCTGGAAGCAGACCTGAAGGAATATCTCAGTATTCACCGGGTCAGGGATCATCTAGTGGGAACCCACACCATCATATGAACTCCAGCAAGAG GGAATACACAAAGGCAATGCCCGCTACTCATATCGAAGATGATCGTTTCAGCCATGTGCCCTCTAATAAG GACTATTTCCCGTCCGAGTCGATGAATGCGACCGTGAACCTAGTCAGACAGAAGCTTGATAAG ATACAGTCCGGCGGTGAAACTTCTGATGCTGCCGCCGCCGCATCCAAGAAACCAAGGGTCGACAACCGAAGGCGTATTTGA